In Spinacia oleracea cultivar Varoflay chromosome 5, BTI_SOV_V1, whole genome shotgun sequence, a single window of DNA contains:
- the LOC130461119 gene encoding uncharacterized protein isoform X2 — protein MSKLSAADIGKGDMTDWMADIYEAKMQKAKAELEEKQAKDAARASGKKKGTTLSQLKKRAVPAGSETPSTFKKPKPLPRRLVKKDESKVAEGGCPDDEEMGVDKPSLVVDLVEDPLSGIPADVRSQIPAEVARRARSSGAKDKGKDAAAAEDENVPATPHYSSKDRAAICRKVFKAVPAEYVASLPGRKTDAQFGAIQATLLDLFCRMEFCKSWKTRTAEELKAQVAESTHHGDYAFKSIEEVRLQMQTTIDLQAKEVAALRSDKAELLKKILAQDKDMVAMVEEAKTAAAEIRALQDQLREYPQVKEAAEEAEHLRGELETARSQVRTLRERLLESYDQGEQATKDAVKHAWESHMSEYDLGWFQRRMEHSAAVLAAERLGQPPPEFVSSDDEDDAAAP, from the exons atgagcaagttatcggcggcggatattgggaagggcgatatgaccgattggatggcggacatctatgaggccaagatgcagaaagccaaggccgaattggaggagaag caagctaaagacgcggctagggcgtcagggaagaagaaggggacgactctgtcccagctgaagaagagagctgtgccggctggctcggagactccgagtaccttcaagaagccaaaacccctacctcgccgtctcgtgaagaaagacgagtcgaaggttgctgaggggggatgccctgatgacgaagagatgggcgtggacaagccgtctctggtggtggacttggtggaggaccctctttcgggaatcccggccgacgtccgctctcagataccggcggaggtggcccgccgagctaggtcttcgggcg ccaaagacaaagggaaggatgcagctgctgccgaggatgagaacgtacctgctactccccactattcgtcaaaggatagggcGGCTATATGTcgcaaggtttttaaggccgtccccgcagagtatgttgcttctcttcctggccgcaagactgacgcccagtttggtgcgatccaggccactcttctcgac ttgttctgccgcatggaattctgcaagagctggaagacccgcactgctgaggagctcaaagctcaggtggctgagtccacccaccatggtgactatgcgttcaagtccattgaagaggtccgcctgcagatgcagacgaccatagaccttcaagcgaaggaggtggctgcgttgagatctgacaaggccgagctgcttaagaagatcttggcgcaggacaaggacatggtggcaatggtcgaggaggccaagacagcggcggcggaaatacgggcgcttcaggaccagttgcgggagtaccctcaggtcaaagaggcggctgaggaagccgagcatcttcgtggggagctagagacggccagatcgcaagttcgcaccttgcgtgagcgtcttctggaatcctatgatcagggggaacaagcgaccaaggacgctgttaagcacgcctgggagagccacatgtcagagtatgatcttgggtggttccagcggcgaatggagcacagtgccgctgtgttggctgctgaacgtcttggtcagccgcccccagagtttgtatcatctgatgacgaggacgatgcggccgccccctga
- the LOC130461119 gene encoding uncharacterized protein isoform X1, with product MSKLSAADIGKGDMTDWMADIYEAKMQKAKAELEEKQAKDAARASGKKKGTTLSQLKKRAVPAGSETPSTFKKPKPLPRRLVKKDESKVAEGGCPDDEEMGVDKPSLVVDLVEDPLSGIPADVRSQIPAEVARRARSSGGKYYSNVVQTYRASSGSSSYSPRHPKAVVFPIAKDKGKDAAAAEDENVPATPHYSSKDRAAICRKVFKAVPAEYVASLPGRKTDAQFGAIQATLLDLFCRMEFCKSWKTRTAEELKAQVAESTHHGDYAFKSIEEVRLQMQTTIDLQAKEVAALRSDKAELLKKILAQDKDMVAMVEEAKTAAAEIRALQDQLREYPQVKEAAEEAEHLRGELETARSQVRTLRERLLESYDQGEQATKDAVKHAWESHMSEYDLGWFQRRMEHSAAVLAAERLGQPPPEFVSSDDEDDAAAP from the exons atgagcaagttatcggcggcggatattgggaagggcgatatgaccgattggatggcggacatctatgaggccaagatgcagaaagccaaggccgaattggaggagaag caagctaaagacgcggctagggcgtcagggaagaagaaggggacgactctgtcccagctgaagaagagagctgtgccggctggctcggagactccgagtaccttcaagaagccaaaacccctacctcgccgtctcgtgaagaaagacgagtcgaaggttgctgaggggggatgccctgatgacgaagagatgggcgtggacaagccgtctctggtggtggacttggtggaggaccctctttcgggaatcccggccgacgtccgctctcagataccggcggaggtggcccgccgagctaggtcttcgggcggtaagtattattcgaacgtcgttcagacgtatcgagcctcctctggcagttcttcttactctccgcgtcatcctaaggccgttgtttttcctatagccaaagacaaagggaaggatgcagctgctgccgaggatgagaacgtacctgctactccccactattcgtcaaaggatagggcGGCTATATGTcgcaaggtttttaaggccgtccccgcagagtatgttgcttctcttcctggccgcaagactgacgcccagtttggtgcgatccaggccactcttctcgac ttgttctgccgcatggaattctgcaagagctggaagacccgcactgctgaggagctcaaagctcaggtggctgagtccacccaccatggtgactatgcgttcaagtccattgaagaggtccgcctgcagatgcagacgaccatagaccttcaagcgaaggaggtggctgcgttgagatctgacaaggccgagctgcttaagaagatcttggcgcaggacaaggacatggtggcaatggtcgaggaggccaagacagcggcggcggaaatacgggcgcttcaggaccagttgcgggagtaccctcaggtcaaagaggcggctgaggaagccgagcatcttcgtggggagctagagacggccagatcgcaagttcgcaccttgcgtgagcgtcttctggaatcctatgatcagggggaacaagcgaccaaggacgctgttaagcacgcctgggagagccacatgtcagagtatgatcttgggtggttccagcggcgaatggagcacagtgccgctgtgttggctgctgaacgtcttggtcagccgcccccagagtttgtatcatctgatgacgaggacgatgcggccgccccctga